Proteins encoded in a region of the Populus alba chromosome 13, ASM523922v2, whole genome shotgun sequence genome:
- the LOC118042909 gene encoding 5'-3' exoribonuclease 4 has protein sequence MGIPAFYRWLTEKYPLITADVMEETPLLINGVSVPLDTSCPNPNGIEFDNLYLDMNGIIHPCFHPEGLPPPTTYEEVFAAVFKYIDRIFSIVRPRKLLFMAIDGVAPRAKMNQQRSRRFRAARDAADQALSIETDGGIVPESEEGNLEQVKKLDSNVITPGTEFMDLLSSALHYYIRLRMKEDLGWRGIKVILSDANVAGEGEHKIMSYIRLQRNLPGFDPNTRHCLYGLDADLIMLALASHEIHFSILREDLGNARTGGKSLKEKRRLMKRRKLNGDSEQVGKFAENIENYISGMKFQFLNVWILREYLAYDLTIPDTTLKLDVERVIDDFVFMCLFVGNDFLPHIPSLEISEGALNLLMTVYKKEFAQMGGYLTNSFEINLIRVEHFVQALGSHESAIFRRRNQMQKEREIRFQRISKHQQAFHSSKSLFDDGVSESCKSSVKLETAPLSQNRQNPRSMAIKESNHFSSNGTSAVVDKIKLGDEGWKERYYAEKFEAKSEEERDTIRRHAVFKYVEGICWVMRYYYEGVCSWQWFYPYHYAPFASDFYGCDQLEIHFTLGEPFKPFDQLMAVLPAASAHALPLFYRKLMIDASSPILDFYPTDFELDNNGKRFSWQAICKLPFIEESRLVSEITKVEHTLTDEERRRNRLGYDVLCVHVSHPLAVKVISLFECKDQSALPTANGKLKIDPKISGGMNGYIYISEKPEWPLGIFSPIDGMLMIASEQVISVFYEYPPFHAHIPRLPEGVILPNKSVTRCNILHVHHLWHEPAIPGSISSKRQIPKSISGPQLAELAHRLVSEYSSSKHLDFHRCAERGLPLDAARMGEMGTQVQPKKRKRGKRNKNCLDGRSKESQVGKGDFVPINNVKNMESSTLRQQGESCGGYGSAGVDEIKIEKSKKRKRSSKNKEGAEGAGIPDGVQKLERSIQEQRNSDHTSGGADGENDYKEEKSRKRKSRKRKKKGNQNDGDAVQNKNAEKLGCCNHHISKLQSCILQEQSGGDVHEGGDVALELKTDVESKKRRKIEADGVLINNVEKLESCFLMGQRGGDSNHTNADGLDATSNPVPNNNHQELEDGALELKTELKSKKKKRRSKKRRKIEADGVLINNVEKLGSSPMEQRGGDSNHTNADGLDATSNPVPNNNHQELEDGALELKTELTSKKKKRRSKKRRKIEADGVLINNVEKLESCFLMGQRGGDSNHTNADGLDATINPVPNNNHQELEDGALELKTELKSKKKRRRSKKRRKIEADGVLINNVEKLGISPMEQRGGDSKLTNADGLDPTRRPVPNKINQELEGSGPQEQIEHFDHSGANEVEIKPEVKSKRKKRRSKKKRQIELIVPPNDPPESGLPGKQGTFDSNHIGVGGLEMKTEV, from the exons ATGGGAATACCAGCATTCTATAGATGGTTAACGGAGAAGTATCCGCTTATAACTGCCGACGTCATGGAAGAAACGCCGCTTTTAATCAACGGCGTTTCTGTCCCACTCGACACTTCCTGCCCTAACCCTAACGGTATCGAGTTCGACAATCTCTATCTTGACATGAATGGAATCATTCACCCTTGTTTCCATCCCGAAGGActg CCGCCTCCGACTACATACGAGGAGGTTTTCGCTGCGGTTTTCAAGTACATTGATAGGATCTTCTCCATTGTCAGGCCTCGAAAACTCCTTTTCATGGCTATTG ATGGTGTTGCTCCACGAGCTAAGATGAATCAGCAGCGGTCGAGGCGTTTTAGGGCTGCTAGAGATGCTGCTGATCAA GCCTTATCTATAGAGACGGATGGTGGGATTGTCCCTGAATCAGAAGAAGGGAACTTGGAGCAGGTGAAGAAACTTGACTCGAATGTAATTACACCTGGAACTGAGTTTATGGATTTGTTGTCGTCAGCTCTTCATTATTACATACGCTTGAGGATGAAAGAGGATTTGGGATGGCGAGGAATAAAG GTCATTCTTTCTGATGCTAATGTGGCCGGTGAAGGAGAGCATAAGATAATGTCATACATCCGCTTGCAAAGGAATCTACCGGGTTTTGATCCAAATACGCGGCATTGTTTATATGGATTG GATGCGGATTTGATTATGCTCGCGTTGGCTTCTCATGAAATTCATTTCTCGATTCTAAGAGAG GATCTTGGAAATGCAAGAACAGGCGGTAAATCTTTGAAAGAAAAACGTAGACTAATGAAGCGCCGAAAATTAAATGGGGATTCAGAGCAAGTAGGAAAGTTTGCTGAGAATATCGAAAACTATATCTCGGGGATGAAGTTTCAG TTTCTCAATGTTTGGATCTTGAGGGAGTATTTAGCATATGATTTGACAATACCAGACACAACATTGAAATTAGACGTGGAGCGCGTGATTGATGATTTTGTcttcatgtgtttgtttgttggaaatGATTTTCTGCCACACATACCATCACTGGAGATATCTGAG GGGGCTCTCAATTTGCTCATGACAGTTTACAAAAAGGAATTTGCTCAGATGGGTGGTTACCTAACAAATTCTTTTGAG ATAAACCTGATTCGCGTGGAGCACTTTGTACAAGCTCTAGGTTCTCATGAAAGCGCAATCTTTAGAAGACGCAACCAG AtgcaaaaggaaagagagataCGTTTCCAACGCATATCAAAACATCAGCAAGCATTTCATTCATCAAAATCATTGTTTGATGATGGTGTATCTGAAAGTTGCAAATCTTCTGTGAAGCTGGAAACAGCTCCTCTGAGTCAAAATCGACAAAAT CCCCGAAGCATGGCCATTAAGGAATCAAACCACTTCTCCTCCAATGGCACAAGTGCTGTAGTTGACAAG ATTAAATTGGGAGATGAGGGTTGGAAGGAAAGATACTACGCAGAAAAGTTTGAGGCAAAGAGTGAAGAAGAGCGTGATACCATTAGGAGACATGCG GTTTTCAAATATGTAGAAGGGATTTGTTGGGTCATGCGTTACTACTATGAAGGAGTCTGCTCCTGGCAATG GTTCTACCCTTATCATTATGCACCATTTGCCTCGGATTTCTATGGCTGTGATCAGTTAGAAATTCACTTCACACTTGGGGAACCTTTCAAGCCATTTGATCAATTAATGGCAGTGTTGCCTGCTGCGAG TGCACATGCTCTTCCTTTGTTTTACAGGAAATTGATGATAGATGCATCATCACCAATATTGGATTTTTACCCTACTG ATTTTGAGCTTGATAATAATGGGAAGCGTTTTTCCTGGCAG GCTATTTGCAAATTACCATTCATCGAAGAGTCCCGCCTTGTTTCAGAGATCACAAAAGTGGAGCACACATTGACA GATGAAGAGAGACGGAGAAACCGTTTGGGTTATGATGTCCTGTGTGTTCATGTTTCACATCCTTTGGCAGTTAAGGTAATTTCTCTGTTCGAGTGCAAAGATCAGTCAGCTCTGCCAACAGCTAATGGCAAATTGAAAATTGACCCAAAAATCAG TGGTGGAATGAATGGATACATTTACATTTCTGAGAAACCTGAATGGCCTCTCGGGATATTTTCACCAATTGATGGCATGCTGATGATAGCAAGTGAACAAGTGAT ATCAGTGTTCTATGAATACCCCCCATTTCATGCCCATATTCCAAGGCTACCAGAAGGAGTTATCTTGCCTAACAAG TCTGTGACCAGGTGCAATATTTTGCATGTACATCATTTATGGCATGAGCCAGCTATTCCTGGTTCTATATCTTCTAAAAG ACAAATCCCCAAGTCTATCTCAGGCCCTCAACTGGCAGAATTGGCTCATCGACTTGTGTCAGAATATAGTTCTTCAAAGCACCTGGACTTCCACAGATGTGCTGAACGTGGGTTACCTCTGGATGCTGCTAGAATGGGAGAAATGGGAACACAAGTCCAGCCCAAGAAAAGGAAACGAGGTAAACGCAATAAAAACTGCCTTGATGGTAGATCTAAAGAAAGTCAAGTGGGTAAAGGTGATTTTGTCCCTATCAACAATGTCAAGAATATGGAGAGTTCTACTCTTAGGCAACAGGGGGAAAGCTGTGGTGGTTATGGCAGTGCTGGagtggatgaaattaaaatagaaaaatctaaaaagaggaaaaggagTTCTAAGAACAAAGAAGGTGCGGAAGGTGCTGGTATACCCGATGGTGTTCAGAAGCTGGAAAGAAGCATTCAAGAGCAGAGAAACAGTGATCATACTTCTGGAGGTGCAGATGGAGAAAATGattacaaagaagaaaaatctaggaaaagaaaatccagaaaaagaaaaaagaaagggaatcAGAATGATGGCGATGCTgtccaaaacaaaaatgctgAGAAATTGGGGTGCTGTAACCACCACATCAGCAAACTACAAAGTTGCATTCTTCAGGAGCAGAGCGGAGGGGATGTTCATGAAGGTGGAGATGTGGCATTGGAGTTGAAAACAGACGTGGAAtccaagaaaaggagaaagatcgAAGCTGATGGCGTCCTAATTAACAATGTTGAAAAATTGGAGAGTTGTTTTCTCATGGGACAAAGAGGAGGTGACAGTAACCACACAAATGCTGATGGATTGGACGCAACCAGTAACCCTGTCCCAAATAACAATCATCAGGAATTGGAGGATGGGGCATTGGAATTGAAAACGGAGTTGaaatccaagaaaaagaaacgaagatccaagaaaaggagaaagatcgAAGCTGATGGCGTCCTAATCAACAATGTTGAAAAATTGGGGAGTTCTCCCATGGAACAAAGAGGAGGTGACAGTAACCACACAAATGCTGATGGACTGGACGCAACCAGTAACCCTGTCCCAAATAACAATCATCAGGAATTGGAGGATGGGGCATTGGAATTGAAAACGGAGTTGACatccaagaaaaagaaacgaagatccaagaaaaggagaaagatcgAAGCTGATGGGGTCCTAATCAACAATGTTGAAAAATTGGAGAGTTGTTTTCTCATGGGACAAAGAGGAGGTGACAGTAACCACACAAATGCTGATGGATTGGACGCAACCATTAACCCTGTCCCAAATAACAATCATCAGGAATTGGAGGATGGGGCATTGGAATTGAAAACGGAGTTGAAATCCAAGAAAAAGAGACGAAGATctaagaaaaggagaaagatcgAAGCTGATGGCGTCCTAATTAACAATGTTGAAAAATTGGGGATTTCTCCCATGGAACAAAGAGGAGGTGACAGTAAGCTCACAAATGCTGATGGATTGGACCCAACCAGACGTCCTGTcccaaataaaatcaatcagGAATTGGAGGGTTCTGGTCCTCAGGAACAGATAGAACACTTTGACCATTCAGGTGCCAATGAGGTGGAAATAAAACCAGAAGTCAAATCCAAAAGGAAGAAACGGAGGTCTAAGAAAAAGCGACAGATTGAGCTTATTGTCCCACCTAATGATCCTCCAGAGTCTGGTCTTCCTGGAAAACAGGGAACTTTTGACAGCAACCATATAGGTGTGGGTGGGTTGGAAATGAAAACAGAAGTCTAA
- the LOC118042908 gene encoding probable aspartic proteinase GIP1 — protein MPSTACFLPLLYNPSHFLITLSSHSNQMAMPKLQVPLLFLFFFFFFFFLALTPSRAQTFGPPLVSPVQKDASTLQYIITAYLQSPQETKLLLDLGASYIWINCDGYNSSSYRHIPCTTLLDEFVGCFACLMNCRDSNPNCGDSVCVLKPENPFQPSISGNEQYAPALVDYFSMLTLDNTGSIGGPSSSSPFTFIFSCGYKENLEGLARGVTGSAGLGRSSISIPVQASAIFHYPRYFALCLSGSKTRPGAAFVGTKGPYKFGRGIDLSKPLAYTPLLLNPVGKYSYPDLKKPSSEYFIGVSSIKVNGKAVALNQSLLAIDSGNGSGGTKLSTVVPYTQLETSIYKAVTEAFVKAAASSPFNLTATKPVQPFSVCYPARNVRSTRAGPTVPAIDLVMHRNDVVWKILGSNSMVRVAEKGGADVWCLGFVDAGVRPKTSIFAGDPSIVIGGYQMEDNFLQFDLESMRLGFSSSVLSRGTSCASFRFAAKKG, from the coding sequence ATGCCTTCCACCGCGTGCTTCCTTCCCTTGCTATATAATCCCAGCCATTTTCTCATCACTCTAAGCTCGCACAGCAACCAAATGGCGATGCCAAAGCTACAAGTCcctcttctcttcctcttcttcttcttcttcttcttcttcctggcTCTTACCCCCTCTCGAGCTCAAACTTTTGGGCCACCGCTTGTCAGCCCTGTCCAGAAAGATGCCTCAACTCTTCAATACATCATCACAGCATACCTACAAAGCCCTCAGGAAACAAAACTACTCCTGGACCTTGGAGCTAGTTACATCTGGATTAACTGTGATGGCTACAATTCCTCCTCGTACAGACACATTCCGTGCACCACCTTGCTGGATGAATTCGTCGGCTGCTTTGCTTGCTTGATGAACTGCAGGGACTCCAATCCCAACTGTGGCGACAGTGTTTGCGTGTTGAAACCCGAGAACCCCTTCCAGCCCAGCATCTCTGGAAACGAGCAGTATGCCCCCGCCCTTGTTGACTATTTCTCTATGCTCACCTTAGATAATACAGGGTCCATTGGAGGACCTTCCTCCTCTTCTCCGTTCACATTTATCTTCTCCTGTGGTTATAAGGAAAATCTCGAGGGCCTGGCCAGAGGTGTCACTGGCTCGGCGGGGCTCGGACGTTCGAGCATTTCAATCCCAGTACAGGCTAGTGCAATCTTCCACTATCCCCGTTATTTTGCACTTTGTTTGTCGGGCTCCAAAACTCGGCCGGGAGCGGCTTTTGTCGGAACTAAAGGGCCTTACAAGTTCGGACGTGGAATTGATCTCTCAAAACCACTTGCTTATACACCACTCCTTTTGAACCCTGTTGGAAAATACTCCTATCCTGATCTGAAAAAACCCTCGAGTGAATATTTCATAGGGGTGTCTTCGATCAAAGTTAATGGAAAGGCGGTGGCCTTGAATCAATCACTCTTGGCCATTGATAGTGGTAATGGTTCTGGCGGGACAAAGCTCAGCACTGTCGTTCCATACACGCAATTAGAGACCTCTATTTACAAGGCTGTTACCGAGGCATTCGTGAAGGCAGCAGCTTCTTCTCCTTTCAATCTTACAGCAACAAAACCAGTTCAGCCATTCAGTGTGTGCTACCCAGCCAGAAATGTAAGGAGTACGCGCGCCGGACCGACCGTGCCAGCCATTGATCTTGTGATGCACCGGAATGACGTGGTTTGGAAGATCTTAGGATCGAATTCCATGGTCAGGGTTGCTGAGAAAGGAGGTGCTGATGTGTGGTGCTTGGGTTTTGTGGACGCCGGGGTCAGaccaaaaacatcaatttttgcCGGCGATCCATCGATAGTAATCGGTGGTTATCAAATGGAGGATAATTTCCTGCAGTTTGATTTGGAGTCCATGAGATTAGGATTTAGCTCCTCAGTTCTGTCCAGAGGAACCAGTTGTGCCAGCTTTAGATTTGCTGCCAAGAAGGGCTGA